One genomic segment of Pirellulales bacterium includes these proteins:
- a CDS encoding polysaccharide biosynthesis tyrosine autokinase codes for MTAEGGVKMITVAEVLAVLRRWWWQCTLAGIVLAAVAGGVVWSTFKPVYEGLALLLIKSDPEYIAFPQQSNSYSFAWTQLETLRSPIVLSRVAAQPEIASQPEAKEIGEVDQWLAKKLDVRFVGQSDLCQVTFRSERPEVAAMVVNAVVDEYLALHQDREGEQADRIISLLADQQRERQSEVEGLRERVRALLKKTTGREPLMLRGESSLIIRQNPLADAEDRRIAAEVECEVLSAQLKVYQEAVAADKVEIPPEELQRALFEHPAINHLSQQVAGLEQLVAMRKNAAAPGYKDALVNKTKELQKAREVLETQVEKLKPSVAKELERQLLADQVEKIHELQVKLEVQKRMMAQWDEKAQKERKEMESHGSERLDLQFAQDDLERSEEVHSRIAERIVALKTEKVRPARATKQHAAKPPKEPVEKIPYRKLFIAGFGAFFVPFGIAFLWERLARRVSDGERLSADANLLVLGEVASLPTRRMTGTTHSAGYVRERVTFEESVDALRVTLMHLPEAERLTTLLVTSAVSGEGKTNLAASLAISLARATHAPLLIIDGDMRDPDVHEIFGVSLRPGLAQVLDDTCPLETAIVKTEIEHVDMLPAGKLKNSPHFLLRNGAFQSLLAGLQTKYRYVIVDSPPVLSASEAVVLAHACDAVLICSRCDYSRSFHLRSAKDRLVSAGARVLGAVISGVPTRSWAQRYGGYGYGWERYAESFRSFYADGQRLTPEIEDLRDGIVGADDPHGADGNGNGPMNGHS; via the coding sequence ATGACGGCCGAAGGCGGCGTCAAAATGATCACGGTGGCGGAAGTGCTCGCCGTGCTGCGCCGCTGGTGGTGGCAGTGTACGCTGGCGGGCATCGTGCTGGCGGCGGTGGCCGGCGGCGTGGTCTGGAGCACCTTCAAGCCGGTCTACGAAGGACTGGCGCTGTTGCTCATCAAGTCGGATCCCGAATACATCGCCTTTCCGCAACAGTCGAATTCCTACTCGTTCGCCTGGACGCAGTTGGAGACGCTGCGCAGCCCGATCGTTCTTTCTCGCGTGGCGGCGCAGCCGGAGATCGCCAGCCAGCCGGAGGCCAAGGAGATCGGCGAGGTCGACCAGTGGCTGGCCAAGAAGCTGGACGTGCGTTTTGTGGGCCAGTCGGACTTGTGCCAGGTGACCTTTCGATCGGAGCGCCCCGAGGTGGCGGCGATGGTCGTCAACGCGGTGGTCGACGAATACTTGGCGCTGCACCAGGACCGCGAAGGCGAGCAAGCCGACCGCATCATCTCCTTGCTGGCCGATCAGCAGCGCGAGCGCCAGTCGGAGGTGGAAGGCCTGCGCGAACGCGTGCGAGCGTTGCTGAAAAAAACGACCGGGCGCGAGCCGCTCATGCTGCGCGGCGAGAGCAGCCTGATCATTCGCCAGAACCCGTTGGCCGACGCCGAAGATCGCCGCATCGCCGCCGAGGTGGAGTGCGAGGTGCTGTCGGCCCAGTTGAAGGTCTATCAAGAGGCTGTCGCCGCCGACAAGGTGGAGATTCCGCCCGAAGAGCTGCAACGGGCGTTGTTCGAGCATCCCGCGATCAATCATCTCAGCCAGCAAGTGGCCGGGCTCGAACAGTTGGTGGCGATGAGGAAGAATGCCGCCGCGCCTGGTTACAAAGACGCGCTTGTCAACAAGACCAAGGAGCTGCAGAAAGCGCGGGAAGTCCTTGAGACCCAAGTTGAAAAGCTGAAGCCCTCGGTGGCCAAGGAATTGGAGCGGCAGCTTTTGGCCGATCAAGTGGAAAAGATTCACGAGTTGCAGGTCAAGCTCGAAGTGCAAAAACGGATGATGGCCCAATGGGACGAGAAGGCGCAGAAGGAGCGCAAGGAGATGGAGAGCCACGGCAGCGAGCGGCTCGACCTGCAGTTCGCCCAAGACGACTTGGAGCGCTCCGAGGAAGTCCACTCCCGAATTGCCGAGCGCATCGTGGCCTTGAAGACCGAAAAGGTCCGGCCCGCGCGGGCCACCAAGCAGCACGCGGCCAAGCCTCCCAAAGAGCCGGTCGAAAAAATCCCCTATCGCAAGCTCTTCATCGCCGGTTTCGGCGCGTTTTTCGTCCCCTTCGGCATCGCCTTCTTGTGGGAACGCCTGGCCCGCCGGGTTTCCGACGGCGAGCGCTTGTCCGCCGACGCCAACCTGCTGGTGCTCGGTGAAGTGGCCTCGTTGCCCACCCGGCGGATGACGGGCACGACGCATTCGGCCGGTTACGTCCGCGAACGGGTGACGTTCGAGGAGAGCGTCGATGCCTTGCGCGTCACCTTGATGCACTTGCCCGAGGCCGAACGGCTGACCACGTTGCTCGTGACCAGCGCCGTCAGCGGCGAGGGAAAGACCAACTTGGCGGCGTCGCTCGCGATCAGCCTGGCCCGCGCGACCCACGCGCCGCTGTTGATCATCGACGGCGACATGCGCGACCCCGACGTACACGAGATCTTCGGCGTTTCGCTCCGTCCGGGGCTGGCCCAGGTGCTCGACGACACCTGCCCGCTGGAAACGGCGATTGTCAAGACGGAAATCGAACACGTCGATATGCTGCCGGCCGGCAAGTTGAAGAACAGTCCGCACTTCTTGCTTCGCAACGGAGCGTTCCAGTCGTTGCTGGCCGGCCTGCAGACGAAATACCGCTATGTGATCGTCGATTCGCCGCCCGTGCTCTCGGCCAGCGAAGCGGTGGTGCTGGCCCACGCCTGCGACGCCGTGCTGATCTGCTCGCGGTGCGACTACAGCCGCAGCTTTCATTTGCGCTCGGCCAAAGACCGGCTGGTAAGCGCCGGCGCCCGCGTGTTGGGCGCCGTCATCAGCGGAGTGCCCACCCGGTCGTGGGCCCAGCGTTACGGTGGCTATGGGTACGGCTGGGAACGGTATGCCGAGTCGTTTCGGTCGTTCTATGCCGACGGCCAGCGGCTGACGCCCGAAATCGAGGATTTGCGGGACGGCATCGTGGGCGCGGACGACCCGCACGGTGCCGATGGCAACGGCAACGGTCCGATGAACGGTCACTCCTAG
- a CDS encoding VanZ family protein, with protein sequence MNRIKPWRSALAALLMVACWSPRCSAAVVVFANRTPREVEFILVEQAEERALKLAPGELGAFRTGPGTGFWFADEPNHGYRLRGGCAYVFLHSRRLARRELHRIQLVGEDVGLVGEDVAPDDETETGPGPAEAAKPSIAGSPAEQRRAARIAVRLACDASGTDQPDVWEARLRACLRDAARITTRQCGVTFEAVDFQRWRPDRPLADDGEALRDLRSALPAQPGELVIGFTTRPDRAAPCAGPPATAPLASHLLIREGPQPTPQHERLEALLHALGHYLGAAHSPEPDSLMRSALDPTPAQPRSALHFDPVNALAMALVADDLSLTKPRALPDLSPGVRTRLESIYATLSEALPADPTAASWLRLLKPAARDAAEPAMPAARRQEELPPSETESPPPLEPRTPEPARGVSDEAAAAPVERAADKRAADLARDDPLAANVARESLDEPSYDSQPAQPLDHRVPDENRAEIPRALALALLLLALPAAMVVWRLADRNPHGVGADDPSASNGQPLKAIDRAGWWAYLASVAIVGGWVTHAMLSGQQAGFKAAALLLFAGMTVMTVAPLYPMAGPLVYLVLSYSLQREDPAAARIEDSGIMGYLVLLAVAALILRLVRQRRWPRPPREAVVWALLGMMAWIGVSVLNATLDGLPVTPNLVHRAARFVQVLVLFLVTFYAGAGLAELRLTTLLLALSLVARVYVFHAHVRLEQNLAMVAAMVCPLLWVTAQTAPARLAMLGCYLLLAHFVCLIGYIQNRAAMVALPVAAAVLLLSSRHRTRALLLAAPVAVALAAWLPSSGLLDRFTGIYQQGQFQESAYYRLRLWGAGWHMALDHAVLGVGPGNFDLLVQNYDPDLLAMGPHNGVVQMAAETGLVGVALYLGLILSASLRLAATVWRYRDDWRGCLAGGVLAGLAAHVVTGLFLENPSLAVTYVLLAQGLTLSAVPVTHVYRERLRLPLPDFLAQPLADFSLRWPRVVSGMPVAWRSPSRCRPAEGGVAGAARESAWPKAAGGAWLLLALYAALTVAGSLTPFSFQAASVDAALSIYGREMGRAIEFSDRADWLSNVLLFVPLGFLAMAACCGARRRFARRAATSFLVVIGCLLFSASIELAQVWFPSRTVNPNDVAAETLGAALGVVVFLLVGDRLVAMASSVLATRRPLCRSEKLLACYAAAVLVYAAWPFDFTISPSDLAGKLRDGRLDLADWSRPGWLSVFMASLLLMAPIGFLLRTVATPRGRPVRGCAAALGWGLAWLLAIEFCRLLTLSQSVGVLHLAGGAAGMVCGAFAWAGTRGKATP encoded by the coding sequence ATGAACCGAATCAAGCCGTGGCGCAGTGCTTTGGCGGCGCTGCTGATGGTTGCTTGCTGGTCGCCCCGCTGCTCCGCGGCGGTGGTTGTGTTCGCGAATCGCACGCCGAGAGAAGTCGAATTCATCCTGGTGGAGCAGGCGGAAGAACGCGCACTCAAGCTTGCGCCGGGCGAACTCGGGGCGTTCAGGACCGGCCCCGGAACCGGGTTCTGGTTCGCCGACGAACCGAACCACGGCTACCGCCTGCGCGGCGGCTGTGCCTACGTCTTTCTCCACAGCCGTCGTCTGGCCCGCCGCGAGCTGCACCGCATCCAACTTGTCGGGGAAGACGTGGGGCTTGTCGGGGAAGACGTCGCGCCGGACGACGAAACCGAAACCGGGCCCGGTCCAGCCGAGGCGGCGAAGCCGAGCATCGCGGGCAGCCCCGCCGAACAACGGCGCGCCGCGCGGATCGCGGTCAGGCTGGCTTGCGACGCCTCCGGGACGGACCAGCCCGATGTCTGGGAAGCGCGGCTGCGCGCCTGCCTGCGGGACGCTGCCCGCATCACGACGCGGCAGTGCGGCGTGACGTTCGAAGCGGTCGATTTCCAGCGGTGGCGACCGGACCGACCGCTGGCGGACGACGGCGAGGCGCTCCGCGATCTGCGTTCCGCGCTGCCGGCGCAGCCGGGCGAACTCGTCATCGGCTTCACCACGCGGCCCGATCGCGCAGCGCCTTGCGCCGGCCCGCCGGCGACCGCGCCGCTGGCCTCGCACCTGTTGATCCGCGAAGGTCCGCAACCGACGCCGCAACATGAGCGGCTGGAAGCGCTGTTGCACGCCTTGGGACATTACCTCGGCGCCGCGCACAGTCCCGAACCCGATTCCCTGATGCGCTCGGCCCTCGACCCGACACCCGCGCAGCCGCGTTCCGCCTTGCACTTCGATCCCGTCAACGCCCTCGCCATGGCGCTGGTCGCCGACGACTTGTCCCTGACAAAACCTCGAGCGCTGCCGGACCTCAGTCCCGGCGTGCGAACGCGGCTCGAAAGCATCTACGCGACGCTCTCGGAAGCGCTGCCGGCCGACCCCACGGCGGCAAGCTGGCTGCGGCTGCTGAAGCCCGCGGCGAGGGATGCGGCGGAACCGGCCATGCCGGCGGCGCGTCGCCAAGAGGAGCTTCCGCCTAGCGAGACGGAAAGCCCGCCCCCGCTCGAACCCCGCACGCCGGAACCCGCGCGCGGCGTCTCCGACGAAGCTGCCGCGGCACCCGTCGAGCGCGCAGCGGACAAGCGCGCGGCAGATCTGGCCCGCGACGACCCGCTGGCGGCGAACGTCGCCCGTGAATCGCTCGACGAGCCAAGCTACGATTCCCAGCCTGCGCAACCGCTCGATCACCGCGTGCCGGACGAAAACCGGGCGGAGATACCGCGGGCGTTGGCGTTGGCGCTGCTCTTACTGGCCCTCCCGGCGGCGATGGTCGTTTGGAGACTTGCCGACCGCAACCCACATGGTGTCGGGGCAGACGACCCATCCGCGTCGAACGGGCAGCCGTTGAAGGCGATCGATCGCGCGGGCTGGTGGGCCTACTTGGCCAGCGTGGCGATCGTCGGCGGATGGGTGACGCATGCGATGCTTTCCGGCCAGCAGGCGGGGTTCAAGGCCGCGGCACTGCTGTTGTTCGCCGGAATGACCGTCATGACCGTAGCCCCGCTCTACCCGATGGCCGGACCGTTGGTCTATCTCGTCTTATCGTACAGCCTGCAACGGGAAGACCCCGCGGCCGCCCGCATCGAGGACTCCGGGATCATGGGCTATTTGGTGTTGTTGGCAGTCGCCGCCTTGATCCTGCGATTGGTGCGTCAACGGCGCTGGCCGCGTCCGCCACGCGAGGCGGTCGTGTGGGCCTTGCTGGGCATGATGGCCTGGATTGGCGTGTCGGTGCTGAACGCCACGCTCGACGGCTTGCCGGTGACGCCGAACCTCGTTCATCGTGCGGCGCGGTTCGTGCAAGTGCTGGTCCTCTTCCTGGTGACGTTTTACGCCGGCGCCGGCCTGGCGGAGTTGCGGCTGACCACGCTCTTGCTGGCGTTGTCGCTCGTCGCCCGCGTCTACGTTTTCCACGCTCACGTCCGACTCGAGCAGAACCTGGCGATGGTGGCGGCGATGGTCTGCCCGCTGTTGTGGGTGACGGCCCAAACGGCGCCGGCCAGGCTGGCCATGCTCGGCTGTTACCTGCTGCTGGCGCACTTCGTTTGTCTGATCGGGTATATTCAGAACCGCGCGGCGATGGTGGCCCTGCCCGTTGCGGCGGCGGTGCTCTTGCTCTCGTCGCGGCATCGCACGCGCGCTCTCTTGCTGGCGGCGCCCGTGGCGGTCGCCTTGGCGGCGTGGCTGCCCAGCTCGGGCCTTCTGGACCGCTTCACGGGAATCTATCAGCAAGGACAATTCCAAGAGAGCGCATACTATCGATTGCGGCTTTGGGGCGCCGGCTGGCACATGGCCCTCGACCACGCGGTTCTCGGCGTGGGGCCGGGCAATTTCGACCTGCTGGTTCAAAACTACGATCCAGATTTGCTGGCGATGGGCCCCCACAACGGCGTCGTGCAAATGGCGGCCGAAACCGGACTGGTGGGCGTGGCGCTTTATCTGGGGCTGATTCTGTCGGCCAGCCTACGGCTGGCCGCCACCGTCTGGCGATATCGCGACGACTGGCGAGGTTGTCTCGCCGGCGGCGTGCTCGCCGGCCTCGCCGCGCACGTGGTCACCGGACTGTTTCTCGAAAACCCGTCGTTGGCGGTCACCTATGTGCTGCTGGCCCAGGGTCTGACGTTGTCGGCCGTACCGGTGACACACGTCTACCGCGAGCGTCTTCGTCTACCGCTGCCCGACTTCTTGGCCCAGCCGCTGGCCGACTTTTCGTTGCGGTGGCCGCGCGTCGTATCGGGCATGCCCGTCGCCTGGCGAAGCCCGTCTCGATGCCGCCCGGCCGAAGGCGGCGTCGCCGGCGCAGCGCGGGAATCAGCATGGCCAAAGGCGGCAGGCGGAGCGTGGCTGCTGCTCGCCCTTTACGCGGCCTTGACGGTCGCCGGCTCCTTGACGCCTTTCTCCTTTCAGGCCGCGAGTGTCGATGCGGCCCTGTCGATCTACGGGCGCGAGATGGGGCGGGCCATTGAGTTCAGCGACCGCGCCGACTGGTTGTCGAACGTGCTCTTGTTCGTGCCCCTTGGCTTCTTGGCCATGGCGGCCTGTTGTGGCGCGCGAAGGCGATTTGCCCGCCGCGCGGCCACGAGTTTCCTGGTTGTGATCGGTTGCCTGTTGTTCAGCGCCTCGATCGAGCTGGCCCAGGTCTGGTTCCCGTCGCGGACCGTCAATCCGAACGACGTGGCCGCGGAAACGTTGGGCGCGGCGCTGGGCGTCGTCGTTTTCCTCTTGGTCGGAGACCGGCTCGTGGCAATGGCATCGTCCGTGTTGGCCACGCGCAGGCCTTTATGCCGGAGCGAAAAGCTGCTCGCTTGCTACGCGGCGGCGGTGCTCGTCTATGCCGCCTGGCCGTTCGACTTCACCATCAGTCCCAGCGATCTGGCCGGCAAGTTGCGCGACGGCCGCCTGGACCTGGCCGATTGGTCGCGTCCCGGCTGGTTGTCGGTCTTCATGGCATCGCTGCTGCTGATGGCTCCCATCGGGTTCCTGCTGCGCACCGTCGCGACACCGCGCGGTCGGCCGGTGCGCGGCTGCGCGGCCGCGCTGGGCTGGGGATTGGCATGGTTACTGGCAATCGAGTTCTGCCGGCTACTGACATTGAGCCAATCCGTCGGCGTGCTGCACCTGGCGGGCGGAGCGGCGGGCATGGTGTGCGGTGCTTTCGCCTGGGCCGGCACCCGAGGCAAAGCAACGCCCTGA
- a CDS encoding exosortase/archaeosortase family protein, with translation MRRHRTRKGAKNRGAVHAGFNGHGAHGERASKSAAAVAAEQLDSSPFVFTWPVRTAIALLIALFAWSYWQVLGELVTAWNHQPDYSHGWFVVPVAGYLLWSRRADLPGRSRSFAWGGLLLVGLSLAVRTAGSAFYIDAVEAWSIPLWVAGAFWLLGGRRVCWWSLPAVGFLAFMIPLPFHAEHLLSYPLQRVATRASCWLLQSLAQPALQEANVVSIGEVRLNIVEACSGLRIFVSILALAYLYAALIKKPLWTKCALFVAVAPVAVAANALRITLTGLLHVMVSGEAAHRFSHDLAGWLMLPIAAAMLAFVVWYVDKLVLQVETLTAGDLLREGAANPTPVT, from the coding sequence ATGCGACGCCATCGCACACGTAAGGGCGCCAAGAACCGCGGCGCGGTCCATGCCGGTTTTAACGGGCACGGCGCCCACGGCGAAAGGGCCAGCAAGTCGGCGGCCGCCGTTGCGGCGGAGCAGCTCGACTCGTCGCCGTTTGTTTTCACCTGGCCGGTGCGGACCGCAATCGCCCTGTTGATCGCCCTTTTCGCCTGGTCCTATTGGCAGGTCCTGGGCGAACTGGTGACCGCCTGGAACCATCAGCCCGACTATTCGCACGGCTGGTTCGTCGTCCCGGTGGCCGGCTACCTGCTCTGGTCGCGCCGGGCAGACTTGCCCGGCCGCTCGCGGTCCTTTGCCTGGGGCGGCTTGCTGCTCGTCGGCCTGTCGCTGGCAGTGCGGACCGCGGGCAGTGCTTTCTATATCGACGCCGTCGAGGCCTGGTCGATTCCGCTTTGGGTGGCGGGAGCGTTCTGGCTGTTGGGCGGCCGGCGGGTGTGCTGGTGGTCGTTGCCCGCGGTGGGATTTCTGGCCTTCATGATTCCCTTGCCCTTCCATGCCGAGCACCTGCTGAGCTATCCCTTGCAGCGCGTGGCCACGCGGGCAAGCTGCTGGTTGCTGCAGAGCCTGGCCCAGCCGGCCTTGCAGGAGGCCAACGTGGTGAGCATCGGCGAGGTGCGGCTGAACATTGTCGAAGCCTGCAGCGGACTGCGGATTTTTGTTTCCATCCTGGCGCTGGCCTATCTCTACGCCGCGCTGATCAAGAAGCCGTTGTGGACCAAGTGCGCGTTGTTCGTGGCGGTGGCCCCGGTGGCCGTGGCCGCCAACGCCTTGCGAATCACGCTCACCGGGCTGTTGCACGTGATGGTGTCGGGCGAGGCGGCGCATCGCTTTTCGCACGACCTGGCCGGCTGGCTGATGCTGCCCATCGCGGCCGCGATGTTGGCCTTCGTGGTGTGGTATGTCGACAAGCTGGTGTTGCAGGTCGAAACATTGACCGCGGGCGACTTGCTCCGCGAGGGCGCCGCCAACCCAACGCCCGTAACTTAA